In the genome of Campylobacter avium LMG 24591, the window AGACGAGTTTTTAAAGCTAAGAAAGAGCATAAAACTTTTTATACATTTAATAGACGCAAGGCACAGCGACTTAGAACTTGATGATTTTGTTAGAAAATATTTACTATCGTTAATGAATGAAAGGCAAAATTTACTCACAGTTTTTACAAAAGCAGATAAATTAAATCAAAGCGAGTTACATCATCTAAAAAGCAAGGCCCAAGAAGATTTCTTGCTTGTTTCAAACACAAAAAAAACAGGCTTAAAAGACTTGGAAAATAAAATTTTACAATTAACTTTGGAGTAGTAATGCCAAGAAGAAAATATGGAAGCAAAACATATAGTCATTATATAGACGGTTTTTATGTATTTACGGCTATTTGTTTTATTGTATATCAAATTTTAAGCTCCATATTTTCATATATGCCCTTGATGTTGGGCTTTTTCTTTTGTTATATGTATTGTTTGTTGCAAGAAAGAGATAAAAGCCTTTATGACTTGGATTTTAGGTGGTATTTTTCTGTATTTTATATCTTGTTTATTGATATAACTCATAATTTTTATCTTTTTTCATCGCTGTTTGCCTTTCTTTGCTTTCACTACTTTTTTGCCGATTGGCTAAAGGTAAATTTCAAGATAGGTAAATTATTGCCCATAGTTTTTGTTGTGTGTGCTTATGCTTTATTAATATTTTTTGATAATTTACTGTCTTATTTAGATAATAAAAAATTATCCATTTTCAGCCTAAATTATTTGCTTTTTATACTGTGCATTGAGTCCTTTTTATCTTATATCTTTTTTAAGGATAAGATAAAATGAGAATGCGTTTTGTTTATGCTTTCATTTTCTTGTTTTTTGTGCTTATTTTGGCGAGGGTGTATTATTTTGCCATCAAATCAAATACCTACTATGAAGAGCTTGCCAAACAAAATTCAGTCAAAACCCAACTTTTAGCGCCGGTTCGCGGCTTTATCTCAGATAGAAATGGAGAGCTTTTAGCCATAAATGAGCTTGGTTTTAGCATAGCCATAAAGCCTTATTTGCATATTAAAAAAAGCAACCGTGAATTCTTGGATGAAGAAATTTTGCATATAGTTCAGGCCTTTCCTGATTTAAATGCTAGTGCTTTGAAAAGAAATTATATAAGAGAGGATTCTTATTATAATCAAGACTTTATAAAGGTTGTTGATTTTATATCATATGATGATATGATTGCTCATTATTCGAATTTAAATTTAAGAGATAATCTACAAATTCTACCACAAGTCAAACGCAAGTATCCTTACTCCCATGTAGCCTCGCATATAATAGGCTATATAGGCAAGGCAAATACCCAAGATATAAAGGAAAATCCCATCTCAAAGCTTACAAACTACACAGGCAAGAGTGGAGTTGAGAGATATTATAATGATATTTTGCAAGGTGAAAGCGGATTTAGAGAGGTTCGCATAAATGCTTTTAACAAAGAAATAGAGGAGCTAAATTTCAAGGCAACAAGCTCAAAGGATATAAATCTTAGCATAGACATAAGAATTCAGCAGTTTTTGAGTGAAATTTTTGCTGACAATGCCGGGGCTGTCATCATAGTAGATTTGTCAGATAGTTCTTTGCTTGCTGCCGGTAGTTTTCCTGAGTATGATTTAAATACCTTTGTTGATGGAATTTCAGTTGCCTCGTGGAAAGAACTTTCAAACAACCCTGACCATCCTTTTACAAACAAAATGGTAAATGGACTTTACCCGCCTGGTTCTGTTGTTAAAATGGGCGTTGCACTTTCTTTCTTAAAATCCGGTCTTATGAATTCAGCTACTTCATCATTTTGCGAAGGTTTTGTGGAGCTTGGAGGTAGAAATTTTAGGTGTTGGAACAGAAGTGGTCATGGGCATATGAATTTAAAACACGCCTTACAGCATAGTTGTGATGTGTATTTTTACGAAGGCGGTTTAAGAGTGGGCATAGATAAGATAGCACCCGTGCTTAGCAATCTAGGCTTTGGTTCAAAAACGGGCATTGATTTGCCTAATGAATTTGTAGGAACGGTTCCTTCAAGAGAATGGAAAATGCACAGATATAAAAGGTCTTGGACGCAAGGTGAAACCTTAAATACAAGCATAGGGCAAGGCTCTTTTTTGGTTACTCCTATGCAGGTTGCTAAATACACAGCTCAGCTTGCGACAGGCAAAGGCGTAAATTTACATCTTTTAAAGGCTGTAGAAAACAATATCACAAATGAAGAAAAGTTTGAAAATGAGATTTTTACCAGCTTTGATAAGGCACAACTGCCTAGCATTAGAGAGGGTATGTATGCTGTTATGAATGAAGCTGGCGGAACAGCTTATAGATATTTTTCAAATTTCCCTATAAAAGTAGCTGGCAAAACGGGAACAGCACAGGTTATTTCATTTTCTCAAGCCGAAAAGAAAAACATAAGAGAGGCTGATTTAGAATACTACACCCGCTCGCACACCTGGCTTACTAGCTATGCACCTTATAAAAATCCTAAGTATTCAGTTACAGTGCTTTTAGAACACGGTGGTAGAAACACCACCACGGCTAAAATAACAGCTGAAATTTATAAAAAATTAATGGAGCTAGGATACATACAAAGCAATTAAATCAGCAAAGTTTCATTTTTGCTTGTTATTTCGTTAAGCTCTTTTGAAAGTTCTATAAGGCTTATACCCTCATCTTTTAAACCTATATTCACAGTAGCAACCGTGCTTATATCTTTTTTGTTTATATCAATAGAACTTACACACATTTTGTGGTCTTTTTGTACTATATCAAAGGCTGATTTGATTAGTTCTAGTAACTTTTTTTGCTCTGTCTCGTTTAAATTCTCAAAACTTTTATCCTCTTTAAGACCTAAAAGCTGAGAGTATTCTTCAAAATCTTTTTGGTATTTGCTTATAGCTGACATTGTTGCTCCTTTGCGTATTTTCAAGGATAAAAGCAAAAAGGATTCCAAATCATAAAATCAACATAGCATCACCATAAGAATAAAAGCGGTATCTTTCTTTCATAGCTAGCTCATAAAGCTCTAAGGTTTTTTTTCTGCCTATGAAAGCTGATACTAGCATTATTAGACTTGATTTTGGCAAGTGAAAATTTGTAAGCAAATAATCAATCCTTTGTGGCGGATTTTTAGGATGTAAAAATAAGGAGCAAAGTCCTGTTTTTTGCCCTGTTCTTTGAAAATTTTCTATAGTTCTTGCTACTGTTGTGCCAACGGCTAGGATTTTTTCCTCGCTTAGCAGTATTTTTTCTAAATTTTCATCTATAAAAAAGGCTTCTTCGTGCATTTTATGCTCATTTATATTTTCGCATTCTACATTTTTAAATGTTCCTGCTCCTATGTGTAAGCTTAGATAATAAAGTTTGTGTTTTTTTTCAAGCTCTTTTAAAAGCTCTTTAGAAAAATGCAAAGAAGCAGTCGGTGCAGCCACTGAGCCTAAATTTTTTGCAAAGATGCTTTGATATTCTTTTTCATCGGCTTTTTCATCAGCCCTTTTTATGTAAGGGGGCAGAGGAATATGCCCGTTTTTTTCCAAAAACTCTAAAAGCTCTTTGTGCTCTAGTTTTTTTTCCTTAAAAAATTCTACCTTTCTAAGTCCATCAGGCAAAAGCTCTATCACTCTAGCCTTTAAGCCCTCAGCAAAAAGTAAAACATCATCCTTTTTTACCCTAGCTCTAAGTTGCACTATAAACTCAAAGTTGTTAAGTGCCTTATGAAAAAAAAGCTCCACCTTAGCCCCGCTTATCTTATGCCCGTAAATTCTAGCCTTTATTACCTTGCTATCGTTAAAAATTATGCTACATTGCGGTAAAATTTGGTTTAAATCCTTAAATTTTAGGTGTTTAAGCTCATCTGTTTTTCTGTAATAAACTAATAATCTAGCCTCTTCTTTTGGCAGCACTGGATACTTTGCTATCAAGCTTTCATCAAGCTTATAATCATAATTTTTTAAGAGCAAATCCTCATTAAGCATTATCTTCATCTTTTGCAGGATTTACCTTTTTTGCTATGTAGATTGAAAGTGCGTAAAGCAAGCAAAGCGGTATGGCCATTAAAAATTGA includes:
- the mrdA gene encoding penicillin-binding protein 2, with the translated sequence MRMRFVYAFIFLFFVLILARVYYFAIKSNTYYEELAKQNSVKTQLLAPVRGFISDRNGELLAINELGFSIAIKPYLHIKKSNREFLDEEILHIVQAFPDLNASALKRNYIREDSYYNQDFIKVVDFISYDDMIAHYSNLNLRDNLQILPQVKRKYPYSHVASHIIGYIGKANTQDIKENPISKLTNYTGKSGVERYYNDILQGESGFREVRINAFNKEIEELNFKATSSKDINLSIDIRIQQFLSEIFADNAGAVIIVDLSDSSLLAAGSFPEYDLNTFVDGISVASWKELSNNPDHPFTNKMVNGLYPPGSVVKMGVALSFLKSGLMNSATSSFCEGFVELGGRNFRCWNRSGHGHMNLKHALQHSCDVYFYEGGLRVGIDKIAPVLSNLGFGSKTGIDLPNEFVGTVPSREWKMHRYKRSWTQGETLNTSIGQGSFLVTPMQVAKYTAQLATGKGVNLHLLKAVENNITNEEKFENEIFTSFDKAQLPSIREGMYAVMNEAGGTAYRYFSNFPIKVAGKTGTAQVISFSQAEKKNIREADLEYYTRSHTWLTSYAPYKNPKYSVTVLLEHGGRNTTTAKITAEIYKKLMELGYIQSN
- the queA gene encoding tRNA preQ1(34) S-adenosylmethionine ribosyltransferase-isomerase QueA, whose translation is MLNEDLLLKNYDYKLDESLIAKYPVLPKEEARLLVYYRKTDELKHLKFKDLNQILPQCSIIFNDSKVIKARIYGHKISGAKVELFFHKALNNFEFIVQLRARVKKDDVLLFAEGLKARVIELLPDGLRKVEFFKEKKLEHKELLEFLEKNGHIPLPPYIKRADEKADEKEYQSIFAKNLGSVAAPTASLHFSKELLKELEKKHKLYYLSLHIGAGTFKNVECENINEHKMHEEAFFIDENLEKILLSEEKILAVGTTVARTIENFQRTGQKTGLCSLFLHPKNPPQRIDYLLTNFHLPKSSLIMLVSAFIGRKKTLELYELAMKERYRFYSYGDAMLIL